The Octopus bimaculoides isolate UCB-OBI-ISO-001 chromosome 16, ASM119413v2, whole genome shotgun sequence genome window below encodes:
- the LOC106867231 gene encoding uncharacterized protein LOC106867231, giving the protein MIFSLRQVMEKVREKNQELFMMFVDLTKAFDTVNRQALEKVLKKLGIPDKMLNVIISFHEEIKATVMSSGYRDRFIQCIQDMNKRPTKGNYQILLTPHMILPFLPLLLHPREVSVTFEHTHQESRNLSSTMRHLSSGLSNPDSQPHGSKCSGTFELSGYKRRRNNKDNVDNYDDVDENEDDIDNTENGANDK; this is encoded by the exons ATGATATTTTCCCTCCGACAGGTCATGGAGAAGGTCCGTGAGAAAAATCAAGAGTTGTTCATGATGTTCGTTGACCTTACTAAGGCCTTCGACACTGTTAACCGGCAAGCACTTGAGAAAGTTCTGAAAAAGCTTGGTATACCTGACAAGATGTTGAATGTGATCATCTCCTTTCATGAGGAAATAAAGGCTACTGTCATGTCTAGCGG TTAccgggatcgattcattcaatgCATCCAAGATATGAATAAACGTCCAACAAAAGGAAACTATCAAATCTTGTTGACACCCCACATGATATTACCATTCCTACCTCTGCTTTTACATCCACGGGAG GTCAGCGTCACTTTTGAACATACGCATCAGGAATCCAGAAATTTGAGTTCAACAATGCGGCATTTGAGCTCAGGATTGTCTAATcctgattcccaaccacatggttccaaatgTAGTGGgacctttg AACTGTCAGGATATAAGCGTCGACGCAACAACAAAGATAACGTCGACAACTACGATGACGTCGACGAAAATGAAGATGATATCGACAACACCGAAAATGGTGCCAACGACAAATAA